A genome region from Carya illinoinensis cultivar Pawnee chromosome 2, C.illinoinensisPawnee_v1, whole genome shotgun sequence includes the following:
- the LOC122301569 gene encoding autophagy-related protein 18c-like, which yields MTVPSSHMSSIVSTSRGIHPSTGISTYDNPRAGPSGSFSQPEPESNDCDETELFSVSWNQDYGCFAAGTNHGFRIYNCDPFKETFRRDLKSGGFKIVEMLFRSNILALVGGGANSQYPPNKVMIWDDHQSRCIGEFAFRSEVRAVKLRRDRIIVVLEHKIYVYNFMDLKLLHQIETLANPRGLCCLSHHSNTFVLACPGLQRGQVRIEHFGLNMTKLIHAHDSHIACFTLTMDGLLLASASTKGTLIRIFNTMDGTRLQEVRRGGNRAEIYSIALSPNVQWLAASSDKGTVHIFSLRVRVGEDSAAQGLALFQQNSSTSLDALISPNAGSNPSSSLSFMRGVLPKYFSSEWSFAQFHLPEDIQFIAAFGSQNAVIIVGMDGSFYRCRFDPVHGGEMLQQEYVRFLKTESRLR from the exons ATGACTGTCCCTTCATCTCACATGAGTTCAATAGTTTCAACATCTCGAGGAATACATCCATCAACAGGTATCAGCACCTATGACAACCCAAGAGCTGGGCCTTCTGGCTCTTTCAGCCAGCCTGAACCAGAGTCCAATGACTGTGATGAGACTGAGTTATTCTCTGTATCTTGGAATCAGGACTATGGTTGTTTTGCTGCTGGCACAAACCATGGTTTTCGTATCTATAATTGTGACCCATTTAAAGAAACTTTTAGACGTGATTTGAAAAGTGGGGGTTTCAAAATCGTTGAGATGCTCTTCCGGTCCAACATTCTGGCACTTGTTGGTGGTGGAGCTAATTCTCAATACCCACCTAATAAAGTTATGATTTGGGATGATCATCAGAGCCGTTGCATTGGTGAATTTGCTTTTAGATCTGAAGTTCGTGCAGTGAAATTAAGACGGGATCGAATTATTGTTGTTCTTGAGCACAAGATATATGTTTACAACTTTATGGATCTGAAGCTTCTTCATCAGATTGAAACTTTAGCAAATCCTAGGGGCTTGTGCTGCCTTTCACACCATTCAAATACATTTGTGTTAGCTTGCCCAGGTCTTCAACGAGGACAGGTTCGAATTGAACATTTTGGGCTGAATATGACAAAACTAATTCATGCTCATGATTCTCATATTGCATGCTTCACCTTAACAATGGATGGGCTGCTTCTTGCATCTGCTAGTACAAAGGGCACCTTGATAAGAATATTCAACACAATGGATGGGACTCGCTTACAAGAG GTACGTAGAGGTGGGAACAGAGCAGAGATTTATAGTATTGCTCTCTCTCCAAATGTCCAGTGGCTGGCAGCTTCAAGTGACAAAGGTACTGTTCATATATTCAGCCTAAGAGTCAGAGTAGGGGAGGACTCAGCTGCTCAAGGACTGGCACTGTTTCAGCAGAATTCTTCAACATCCCTGGATGCCCTTATTTCTCCAAATGCTGGTTCCAATCCCAGTTCATCATTATCTTTTATGAGAG GAGTTTTACCAAAATATTTCAGCTCGGAATGGTCATTTGCTCAGTTCCACTTGCCAGAAGATATACAATTCATTGCAGCGTTTGGATCTCAAAATGCTGTCATTATTGTTGGCATGGATGGGAG TTTCTACAGATGCAGATTTGATCCAGTGCATGGAGGGGAGATGTTACAGCAGGAATATGTACGCTTTCTAAAAACTGAAAGTAGGCTCAGATAG
- the LOC122301570 gene encoding quinone oxidoreductase-like protein 2 homolog, whose product MEALLCRKLGDPTTEERSNSPMVLSKIHPIPELDYPTAVRVRIKATSLNYANYLQVQGKYQEKPPVPFIPGSDYSGFVDAVGPNVSQFKVGDPVCSFASLGSFAQFIVADQSQLFKVPEGCDMVAAGALPVAYGTSHVALVHRAILSSGQVLLVLGAAGGVGLAAVQIGKVCGAIVIAVARGTEKAHFLKSLGVDHVVDLSYENVTKSVKDFLHARKLKGVDVLYDPVGGKLTKETLRLLNWGANILVIGFASGEFPVIPANIALVKNWTVHGLYWGSYRIHRPGVLEDSIRELLSWLARGLITIHVSHTYSLSEVSLAFSAIKDRKAIGKVMIILDDKRNVRSNL is encoded by the exons ATGGAAGCGCTGTTGTGCCGGAAATTGGGCGATCCCACAACCGAAGAGAGGTCCAACTCTCCCATGGTATTGAGCAAGATCCACCCAATCCCCGAATTGGATTATCCCACCGCAGTGAGGGTGAGGATCAAAGCCACCAGCTTGAACTATGCGAATTACCTGCAGGTACAGGGCAAGTACCAGGAGAAGCCTCCCGTCCCCTTCATCCCAGGCTCCGATTACTCTGGGTTCGTCGATGCCGTGGGTCCCAATGTTTCCCAATTCAAAGTCGGAGACCCCGTTTGCTCCTTCGCCAGCCTTGGCTCCTTTGCTCAGTTCATCGTTGCGGACCAGTCCCAACT GTTTAAAGTGCCAGAGGGATGTGATATGGTGGCCGCTGGTGCACTTCCTGTTGCCTACGGAACATCACATGTGGCACTTGTCCACAGGGCTATTCTGAGCTCTGGTCAGGTTTTGCTGGTTCTTGGTGCAGCTGGGGGAGTTGGCCTTGCTGCTGTTCAGATCGGAAAGGTTTGCGGCGCCATTGTTATTGCCGTCGCTAG GGGAACTGAAAAGGCGCACTTCTTGAAGTCACTGGGTGTTGATCATGTAGTGGACTTGAGCTATGAAAATGTTACCAAAAGTGTCAAGGACTTCCTCCATGCTAGAAAGCTCAAAGGGGTTGATGTTTTGTACGATCCAGTTGGAGGCAAGCTGACCAAAGAAACGCTTAGGCTTTTGAATTGGGGTGCCAACATTCTGGTCATTGGCTTTGCCAGCGGGGAGTTCCCTGTCATCCCTGCTAACATCGCCCTCGTCAAG AATTGGACAGTGCATGGACTTTACTGGGGTAGCTACAGAATACATCGACCTGGTGTTCTTGAAGATTCTATTAGGGAGCTACTCTCATGGCTGGCAAGAGGCTTGATTACAATCCATGTTTCTCATACTTATAGCCTGTCAGAG GTCAGCCTCGCTTTTTCTGCCATCAAAGATAGGAAAGCAATTGGGAAGGTGATGATTATTCTTGATGACAAGAGAAATGTAAGATCTAATCTTTAA
- the LOC122301571 gene encoding protein REVEILLE 7-like: MQLEATKCFSGISLCFFMLEQVRKPYTIVKQKEKWTKEEHQKFIEALRLFGRGWRQIKAHVGTKIAVQIRSHAKKFFSKVVRASNSNIENSIEPVEIPPPWPKKKRSHPYDFNSFDSPNGISLTNQTERSPLPNLLVAKEGTKSTCSCDDKVVYFVVMDVASCILI, from the exons ATGCAACTTGAAGCTACTAAGTGTTTTAGTGGAATTTCCCTTTGTTTTTTCATGTTGGAGCAGGTAAGGAAGCCCTACACCAttgtaaaacaaaaagaaaaatggacaaAGGAAGAGCACCAGAAGTTTATTGAAGCCTTAAGGCTTTTTGGTCGTGGTTGGCGTCAAATCAAAG CACATGTAGGCACCAAAATTGCAGTTCAGATTCGAAGTCATGCTAAAAAATTCTTCTCTAAG GTGGTCCGGGCATCCAACAGCAACATTGAAAACTCCATTGAACCAGTTGAGATACCTCCTCCATGGCCAAAGAAGAAACGCTCGCATCCTTATGATTTTAATTCGTTTGATTCTCCTAATGGAATATCATTAACAAATCAAACTGAAAGGTCTCCATTGCCAAATTTATTGGTGGCCAAGGAAGGCACCAAATCAACTTGTAGTTGTGATGACAAAGTTGTGTATTTTGTTGTAATGGACGTAGCCAGTTGTATTTTGATTTAA